A stretch of Candidatus Macondimonas diazotrophica DNA encodes these proteins:
- the rpmF gene encoding 50S ribosomal protein L32 — MAVQQNRKTRSKRGMRRAHDGLTNPFVSVDAVTGETHRRHHLTPTGYYRGRKILGSATEE, encoded by the coding sequence ATGGCAGTACAACAGAATCGCAAAACCCGTTCCAAGCGCGGTATGCGTCGCGCTCATGACGGTTTGACCAATCCCTTTGTGTCCGTCGACGCGGTCACCGGCGAGACGCACCGCCGCCATCATCTGACCCCTACGGGCTATTATCGTGGACGCAAGATCCTCGGCAGCGCCACCGAGGAGTGA
- the plsX gene encoding phosphate acyltransferase PlsX translates to MDKKVCMSLDAMGGDFGPSVVVPAAVSALSEYTQLHLILVGQPEVLKQELSRQRAPFPERISIHPATEVVGMDESPSKALRNKKDSSMRIALDLVKRGQCDVMVSAGNTGALMATARFVLKMLPGVDRPAIISALPTMRGHTYVLDLGANSDCTAEQLYQFAVMGSVMVHAVDHIPRPRVGLLNIGVEEIKGVESVKHAARLLQADDAINYCGFVEGNDIYSGKVDLVVCDGFVGNVALKTSEGLAHMLSEFIRQEYGRNPFTKLAGLISLPVLKAIKRRMDPRLYNGASLLGLQGIVIKSHGGADELAFANAIRLGVNAAQMSVPDRIAHLVGSALQGQAHGGEQ, encoded by the coding sequence ATGGATAAAAAGGTTTGCATGTCGCTGGATGCCATGGGCGGGGATTTCGGTCCCAGCGTGGTCGTGCCGGCCGCTGTGTCGGCCTTGTCCGAGTACACTCAGCTGCATTTGATCCTGGTCGGCCAGCCGGAAGTCCTCAAACAGGAACTTTCGCGGCAGCGCGCGCCGTTTCCCGAGCGCATATCGATCCATCCGGCGACTGAAGTGGTCGGAATGGATGAATCCCCCTCCAAGGCGCTCCGCAACAAAAAAGACTCATCCATGCGGATTGCGCTGGATCTCGTTAAGCGGGGTCAATGCGACGTCATGGTGAGTGCGGGCAATACGGGTGCTCTTATGGCGACGGCCCGCTTTGTGCTCAAGATGCTGCCTGGGGTTGACCGTCCCGCCATCATCTCGGCACTGCCGACGATGCGAGGGCACACCTACGTTCTCGATCTCGGCGCCAATTCCGATTGCACCGCCGAACAGCTCTATCAGTTTGCCGTGATGGGATCGGTCATGGTTCACGCCGTGGATCATATTCCGCGCCCAAGGGTCGGGCTGCTGAATATCGGTGTGGAAGAAATCAAGGGTGTGGAAAGCGTCAAGCATGCGGCGAGGCTGCTGCAGGCCGATGACGCCATCAACTATTGTGGTTTCGTCGAAGGTAACGATATCTACAGCGGCAAGGTCGACTTGGTGGTCTGTGATGGATTTGTGGGCAATGTCGCACTCAAGACCAGTGAGGGCCTCGCGCACATGCTCAGTGAGTTCATTCGCCAGGAATACGGTCGCAACCCGTTCACGAAGTTGGCAGGCCTGATTTCCCTGCCGGTACTGAAAGCAATCAAGCGGCGCATGGACCCGCGCCTCTACAATGGCGCCAGTCTGCTCGGACTGCAAGGCATCGTCATCAAGAGTCATGGTGGAGCTGACGAGTTGGCCTTCGCCAATGCCATCCGCTTGGGCGTCAATGCGGCGCAAATGTCGGTTCCCGATCGCATCGCGCATCTGGTGGGGTCTGCCCTG